TATATTCACTActcgttatttttttattattttactttaaggTTTAGCTAAACATATTTGACTCCTAAATTGAAGGGAAAATTATTTCataagataataatatatagtgttgattagaaattaactagtgagattttaatttcaaatctaTATGCatgcattttttgttattatatatgcgtgtattatattttaattttaagttttttaataaataattataattgtgcTCTATCTTCTAAAGTATATCTCTTGACTTTAAAATAGTTACCTCTGCTCAGTTGTCATAAACTTGTGGATGAGGCCAGAGCCTTGGCCTAATTAGGAAATGAGATTCCCAGGTACGAATCAGTGTGATTCTACCTCAAACCAAGCCAGGTGAGGTACAGTAAcctataaataatttatgtcaGTAGCagcctttttttacttttattattgtCTATTTATACTTGGACCTATTTGCACGGTTATTCAACTTGACGTAAAATCACAAGAGGTGTTGTGCAATAAGCGTTACTCAAATAAAGTAATCGTTTGATCATGCAGAATCATTCCCCACTGATAACATGAAAACAGTGATGCCCTTTGCGACAGACCAAACAATAGaagagaattatttatttttgcttagACTCCTCAGTCCTTACTATTTAGGTATTGACTAAAATTGTTCCATCAAGATTGTTTATAGGTGCTAAGGCACTCTAGAAATTAGGACAAAGTTGGAGTTGTTGTCCAATTAAATTTAGAGtaatacacaaaacaaaaaattcattaaatttcaTCGTATATTACTGAagtaaaactttaaatttaattggagAACAACACTCAGTTTTTTCAATTAAACTCAGAATTTCACTTTGGTaatacttaaaagaaaaaaatccatTAAATGTCATCACAAATAACCGAAGTAAAActccaaattaaatttaattgaaaaacaacaccATCAGAACCTATGGTACTATATCTAAGTTTTTTCCTAGAAATTATTGGAAGCCATCCAATCTAGTGAGTGATTTGTGCATGCCATTATTCTTGTGGCAACAGAGGGTTGGCTCCACTGTGAGTCAAATCTATTACTTCTTCCTTACTCAGTTCCCTACCTGTAGAACTACGTACCTATGCTATCATATTCTTGTGCAAAGTTTCAAATGGAGGTTGTCATTGGTTTTGGCTTTTGAGAATGTAAAAAGGATGCATGTTACAtgtaaatatatacatatattcgTGCTCATTTGACACATGACAactacattttatttttctttctttcattttcatttggcAACAAAATGTTCAATCTAAAGGTCAGAAACATGAAGCCATTCGTCATGGCTTGGTGTCCTAATAAATTTTCTAGATCTAGACCCACACATTTGATGGCTTTTCCCCACCATATATGGTACGTATCAAATGGAAGATTCGGCCACTGCAGGTATCTTTTGTGTGGCATGATTAATTAACATGCATTTCTCTCCTCATGGACGTCCACGTCTCAGTGCTGCACAATTAGGTGGAGTGTCCTTTCGGACTCACCTATTTTAACAATCAAGAGATTAAGGAAATTAGACTGAAAatcacacatatacacatatatcaCTCTTTATGGGCGTGaagaattgaattttaaatatgtaatcaggttaaatatttaaagaagaaTTTTGTCACATTTAATACTTTTATCTAACTCGAGTAACATTAtatctattaaaaaatacatataatttaCACTAAAACACACACTTACATACataccaaatttttttaattttacaaactaAAACCAATCAGGCGAACTATAAGAGGAAACATCCCATCAAATATCTTTAGAAAAATGCTAGCATATATGTTAGGCTTCAGGTTCCTTAAGGTTTACATATCGAATTTGACTATAAATATATAGAGAATGACTTTGATGTAaccatttttataaatttacaaaTAGTTTAATTTTACCAAAGATGtggtttctattattttatgtttttttacttataaCCAAAGTGTTATTACTTGATTGTAGATGTGTGAGTCGTGGAgctcaagttatgaatttttttaataattttgttccATGACAGCAACTTGAGTGGATAGTATACCTGTAAAGAGAGTCTAATGTGTAAGTAAAAATGCTATATGTCATCTTGCTTGGGGTCAACCCCATTTATACTTGAGAGCCAAGAATGATTAGGATATGCATCATAAGAAAAGTTATCTCTTAATGAGAGAAAGAAATTGGGGAAGTATATAAGATTTTTGTTGCATTATCCTTTCATTGCTAATAAATTCATTCAAGTAAGATTCTTTGAAGAATTTTCTAGATTACGATCCATAACACAAAGTACTTTCGTTACCCCCAGTTTTGTACAATGGAACTAATAAGTTGAGATTTATTCAAAGTTTAGTGTAGACTCAATGATAATACACTAGCTGTCACACATGATATCAAAACAcacaaacaattttataattaaattaatattaaaattggaTATGTGTACTTATTATTGGCCCAGGTTCTTACATTATTCAATGATGTATTAATACAACaatgaaaagttaaaatttacgataatctttttcaataatttaataatttacgATTAAGTAATATAAAGAATTATTACTAGTACCTTCAGATTACAATATAATCCCATAAGAAGTATAGTAAATTATACTCTACATCTCTGAAAgatgtttaaataattaatactccagtctcttattttataaattacgaTCCTCTTTCGTGAAAGATTAATATGTATTAcattttaatctatttaagtATAAACGGATTTGTTAGTAGAACAATAGATAAATTTAGTCagaagatttttctttaattttctctaAAACTTCTACAGTCGTTATCAtgagttaattttaaatattatattattaatttgggactttaattaatgaaatggtggtttcaacatatatatatatatatatatactatcaaatttgaattttcatcatAATTTTCATTTCCTCTTTTAAGTCTCAAAATCAATAATAGTCGATAGAGATTcaaaactagtagctgatactGTTAAGagtcataaaaaagaaaaagaaagactagtataatttaaacatttttaaatgggtcaaattataaaatatattaatatttctggaatataaaatataactttttaaataaaaaagaaagacaagtataatttaaacatttttcaggaaaattaaaaataatttattctcaattaaattataaacgATGCTAGTGAGAATCCACGTATTCACAATTCATAAGTCATTTCCTTGGTATacaacttattttatatataggtAAGAATTAAATACAGTCCTTATCATTTTTCTCATAGATTGTTCTATTATTCACTAGAAATTTAATATTGTGGTGTAATATGTGTGTAGCAATAATATGACACTTTTTATGATGTGATATCAATTCGAATTGACGCATGACAATCGCTTGCCTACAGTTGAATAGGGCACACCGTTCTGCATTAACAATGACAAATTTTTGGCCGCACAAAGATGGCTATAGGTCAAAATGTCATTATTTACGGCAAGCCTTTGAAAAGACTTCTAATGTATCATTACTTTAAATTTtccataaaaatttattttatggaattttttttttaaatatcacgtcattacattttatttaagaatgagCAATATCCAATGAATtgtaattatttgattaaaatataagaatgcaTCAAAtgcaatattaattaaatagaaaatgaagaaaCTAAAAACGTAATTAAATCTCTTAAACAAGTGCAATaaatacatattaattttttctaataaaattatttgaataaataatctATGTAATGacaatgtaaataatttttttaatattttttaattacaatttgttATACATTATACAATAACTACTTTAAATATTATACCTATAATTTCGATCTTATTAGttgataatacaattttttttacactaacaattaatacattaaaatatagTCACTTAAATTCGAGACACTGAAAATAGACCCCTTaatttgaaagaataaaaatataattaaacaaaacttattaaaattatattatacattATAATATAGTCTTAATTCAAAGGAATTTCTTTCGAGTTTTcccaatttcaatttcaaaggaTAGATTCTCATACTCAATGCAACCATTAATGTAACTTTCACCCTTTTGTCCGTTGTGTTATACTAATAATCACTATATATCACTTTCATTTTCCTatcacaaaatttcaaagaaaTATGCACACATTATGAAAATCACATATATGCTTGTCCATCGGGCTAGATGGGTTTGTTCCCATATATTCCACTTTACCAAAGAAACACCTGTTCTACGTACGAATATATGATCTTCtagcttaaaaaataaaatcacagaGAATAACATCATTTTCACATGGTTGGAAACCTAGGAACTGCTgaataattaattcttttaaaatcaaaCTAGTTCCATCACCCCAAATTCTcgttaaacaataaataaatggaTGTAGCTGAGAAACTACCTACACATTAAGCAACATATTCATCAAGTCACAAAAGAAAAGTAATAATAGGGaatgttaaatataattatatagtcATGTGGGACATAGCCAAAAggataaacaaaaccaaatatTACAAATACCACAATCTTTGTTCCAACCTGGAATAAGCATCAATTTGCCCAAAGTGGTCCACTGGTGGGCCCATTTACCCCCAGTGATGCCGCTACATGTGTACAAATTATTCCTTCAATTAACCTAAGCATGCCAATTGACTGAGAAACAATTGATTAATtcgagttattttttttttaattatgaaactAGAACACCATGTGGTTGCATGGCTCCACCAGCAACAGCAAGAGTCACCAAAACACGGCCACGCGAATCTGTGCTTTGGatccttaatcaatttttttaaagggctaataataataataataataaagtgagAGTGAGTTATTAATGTAAAGTAGTTTGGTGGACATAAGTGGCATCTTAGTTGGACATAATAGACTCTTCCCTTACTCGAGAGTTCAACTTggacttaattaatttaatttctttactgtgtctttttcaaactttttcaacaaacattctttaatttgttttgtccTCTTCAATCCGATGCAATTAGTCACCCCATACCCTTTACCTAACCAACCGACCAAGATCGATTTCCATACACATTCCTCTCGAGGAGTTCGGATCAACCTTTCAAAATGGTCAAGTTTAATCTAttgtttttaattgtgatttcataCCATAATCGTGGCTTAATTATATAACTGCATGTGCCTTTTGTGGTCCTGAAATCCTAATCCTTGGCAGCCAACATGGTGAAATTATGATGTGATTATTTCTCGTCAATCCTTTCATTACTATGATCAATTTATTATCATCAAGCCTCGGTTTAAAAGTTaggtttgaaattaaaaaaaaaaaatactataacttgcagaaataaaaattttgacataaaaaattgaagaaggAATGGAATATTTCGTAAATAAGAATGCCTATTTAGAGGCTTGCAACAAATATGGAATTTGGTATAAGAAAAAAGTCAACTACTGTGAGATTTTATTGAAATTACAATAGCTAAGTAGAACagaaaaataagaaggaaaatctGTTACTAGCAAAGACTAGGTTTGTTAAAGAATtactcaaatttcaaatttaaaaggcaAATTCTCACAACTTAACACTTCCTTGAGATTTTCCTTGGGCATGTCTAGTTTTAACTTTAAGAACTCTAATCTTGATTTTGAAAGTGTTTTAGTGGTTAAGTTTGCAAGTTGGGTGTGTTTGAGAGTTAGTTGCATAACTTTAATTTTCGTGCCTTTtgaacacgtattttttttaattgaatgtgAGTTTTAATACATAaccaaacaaacataatttcgTAGTAATGATTCGATCACCTTAgttaacaactttttttttttacttttatatataatgtgAAGCTTTTTTACATTGATGTGCTAGCTTGGTCCTGCCATATTGGGCAGGAATTTTAGTAATGGCAATGCTTACTTTTTATCACACAAAAGCAAATATTTGCCCAAATTAGCAAGCAATTTTCTTAAACATGTTATTGAACGTGACATACTCTGTTTCATTGTTGATTTTGACATTACTTCCTGTTCTTTTGCATTCTAGGAAATAATACATGAACCAATTGAAAATACATAACCTGAAAATCTGTGTCATCAACACTTTATGCTAGTGCTAGATTCAGTAAATTTATTTAGTGGGGGAAAAAAATTGTACTAGTCTCTTGATCTTTTTCTGTGTTTGGAATGGTGTTTCTTTTTGGAAATTGGATGTGTTTAATGTTAGggaaatcataaaaattaaaaagttaaaatgataaaattactattaatttattatttttttaatcttttataattgtttacatatatttaaaaattgttttatggaggaaatatttttttcatggaggcaaaaataaaaaaaaaacattaaatatatgattaaaatatgtttttttttgttataaaattttaaaaatttgattttcttccttgcaaaaaattttattggtttttcgtccttttaaaataaaaatatgtcatCTGATCAAATTTTACTCAAGATTCATACTACAAAAAATGCAACTAATATTTAACCAAGATGGTTACAATTAACAAGTTGAAATATTACTTGGATTTGTTGAATGCTGGTTGATGCTAGATGTGACTGTATCCTCCCCCGACCCAGGAGACTATGAGGCTGGACTTGTTATCATCCAAGGgattaaatattcattaataTGAAGATGGTTGTGCATGACTCATGTTATGAGTAACAGAAGTTGAAGCCTAATGATACATGGAGGAGTAATATTGTTATAGTGGTACAtggataatattataaatttacatCCTAGTTTATTCTTTATAAATTGATGTAAACATATTTGTCAAATAGATATACTTGTCGAATCTATAGTTAAATTATATGTTTGTACGTGTGCATACTaggatatttttagaatttcGATTGTGCcaacaataagttttatttataaaaatgaaaaaaaaaactattcgtTATGtcaatatgatttaataaagGTAAAGAAGATATTAACAGTACACtcttttaacatgattttttttacacatttttaaTATTCGTTTGAAATTTAACTGATCATACTAATTGATTGTTACCTTGAGTTaaacaacataaaattttaCCTTCTACTAAACAAAtgtcaaataatatataaacaacAAATTTCATAAAGGTAAACAATGAAAAAacaccaaatcatgtttatcgcaaatttatcattatatttattaatttatcatataacttGAAGTTCACATTTCTGACAAGTTCCTGTCATATTCTGAAAAATCAAATGCCTCTAAGTAACACTTTGGTTAGTCTTTGACTAAAACCGTCGACTGctactaaatattaattcattGTACCTGAATTTGTGTTCAGACATTCAAAATTGGCAACACCTCATCATTCAAAAAGTGTATATATTCTAGTACATAGTCTTAGTGTCTACTACAAACGAGAAATGTGAATAATATACTATTTAATAGGATAAACACTAGACGTAAACTTTAATGTGATTTTGGTGTTATttgtcaattaaaattaaaatttaattttataatcaatgtaataaaaatttaaattatttaaagagaaactctaattttaattgaaaaacagCACATACAAATTGCCTATAAGTCTTGTCTTAATATATAAACACATTCTTTAATTCTTAGCTATTACATGCATTTTATTGACATTTATGAATTGATGCAGGTTTTATTGAATCTTATTCACAATATCTCAtgatgagtaaaaaaaatttgcagataattatataatataatatattaagtaTCGGACTACTATCATGCCTCAAGAATCCTCCTTTCCATGGTTCGAATTATTTGGGTGAGTGGTTATGAAATGTGATGTCTCTGACCATCAAACTCTGTTCTGGTGGCTAATTGTCCTTCAATCATTTAAATAATTGCCTTAACTTGAATAATCCAATCTATACATCCCAACAAGTCCCATATGCCGCATGCATGCACCTCTATATATGTTCACTAATTAACAATGAGGGTCACCACACAGgtctccttttaattttttactatcTAGCCAACATATTATGGGTGAATGCACAAAACTAACACCCATATATCATATCCAATCCATGCATATTCCACCATAGACATGAAATGAAACTTAACACGTGCATGCAACACATAGACATCCCCAACTTGCTACATGTAATCACATGACATAAGATCATAAATCTCACCACCACTTCTATTCTTGCCCTTGGGTCCCACTACAAACCATGCGTTTGCTAACTATGGTTTCTAAAAAACCTAATGCGTAAATTAACACGTgagattattttaacttaatcaaTAATCTTTACTCTGAGTCTTAATATGCAACATTcttaaataatagataaataaatttatagtccataataattatatttgattcaaatataattacttatatTCAAGTTGTATATAATTGTTATGAACAATAAAACTTTcactataaatatttaatgcaattatatatatatataaaacttagtCGGGAACtgttgattaaatttaaaaaaacttgaattaatCTACGAGTTGAATGATGTTTGCCAACTGTTTTTAACCTCACTAAGAATCTTTGGGCCCATTTGGCCCCACAGCTACCGCCACCCCTTTCCCCTAATGACAATTcattagaaaaacaaatttagCCCATGGACCGTAGTGTActtgtcttctttttttctttttttttttcctttgccaACTTTGTATTTGCATTGGTGGCTAAGtctatcaaatttaaattattatagcaTCATGCACATCTACGTTCATTTCACAACCAAAAACTCACACAGCACTACCAACGGCCTAAAACCTTACACGTGTCAACCACCCACCTCCACCTTAAGGGTTAAgtacttctctctctttcccaTTCGATAATAGTAGCAAACTGAGAAGGAAGAAAACTGAGCTCGTAGGTTATTACCAAAGacttcattaaatttttatagcATTGCCTTGTCTACAACTACCCCCCACAAATGGTAATCAAACCCTTCACCACACACAACCCttcaagtaaatttttaataagatcATAAATAGGCATTAGATATAGACATAGACATAAGATAAAAGACATGCTTTCTTCTTATTCTCAACTTCATAGGCCTTTCTTATTCTTCCTTCCAAGAAACCACTTCAAATCATCAACTTCCTTAGACTTGCACACCCTTTGTGCTGTTACTAGTAATCTCATCCTCTTGCTATCATTCAGATTGATTTCTCTCCTAGCACCTCGATCAAAGGGCTAAAAGTTTAAACTTTGCTGCTTAAACTTTTCTTTCACGGTTTGATACATCTTATTGATTTTAGTGCTATTTCAAAGGGGCGAAATTTGAGACATGGGCTTGAGCTCTAAGCAGGTTTCTAGCAGTGGACTTGATTGGAAACAAACGTTATTGGAGGCTCAGAATTTGGAACTTCCAAAGCCTAATCTGATGaggaaacaacaacaacaacaacaacaaactcaGCCGAATTCAGAGTCTTTGAAGTGTCCAAGATGTGACTCTAccaacacaaaattttgttacTACAACAACTACAACAAGTCTCAGCCTCGCCATTTCTGCAGGGCTTGCAAGAGGCACTGGACCAAAGGTGGAACTCTACGCAATGTTCCAGTTGGTGGTGGAAGGAAGAACAAGAGGGTAAGAAAATCAATCACTACTCCAATTACAACATCTTCCACCACAACATCAATCACAACCACCACTTCTACTTGCACTGCCACAGTCACAACCTCAAttggcaacaacaacaacaacatggaTGCTATGTTGGGTTGTAATAGCCACATGATAATCCAAACTCCTCTTGCGGATGATCACAAAAACatgtcttcctctctctaccaaGCTCTAATTCGTCCACCACCTTTGCTGCTACAACAACAGAATCTGATGAACAACACAAGAGACCTAGAAGGCAAAGATTTTGGTATTGGTATTGGTAATGGTAATAATGGTATCTTTCCTAGTTTAACTTTGCCTTTTCCTATTCATCATCAAAGCCAAAGCCTACTCTTCCCTTTCTCAACCTCAAGCAGCTCTTTTGATACCAACCCTTGTTCAGTAGTGTCAACTTCTCTTAGATCCTCCAATGTTTATAACTATGGGGAGGATCAGTTTAAAGCAATAGAGGAACCAACCATCAATAGTACTATTACAACTACTACTATAGTGCCTAGCACCAACAACACACATCATCCATGGGAGATAGCAGCAGCAACAAGTGGTGTTGGCTTGGGAACTTCTTCAAATTCAAACTATTGGAATTGGGAGGATTTTGATTCATTGGTCTCAACTGATCTAAAAGATCCCTGGGATGGTTCAGATATCAAACCTTGAGATCAAACTATCAGAAACACATCATGGTAGTGTCCATAGattagttatttaatttaattggggTGTTTTTTGTGTTTCATACAGGTTAGTAAGTGGTCTTGTGTTTTTTTCAAGATGGGGCATGAGAAGTATTTGGAGCTGTCATGTTTTAGTTTCAGCTTCAGCTTCAAGCAAAAGTGTCCCAAAATTATTCCTGATTAATTAGTTGTAACCCACTCTGTTTGCCTCTTTGTTCATCTCCCTTATCATTTCCTCTAATCTCTAATAATAAAATGGTGTATTAATGCATGCAAAGTAGTAGTCTAGCATTATTTATCAATAtaggattttgttttttttattttattttttggggagTTTTATGAGTGCTTTGTGATGGGAGTGATATAGATATGGGGTCTGCTTCAGCACTGCTGAACTGACAGAATGTGATTGGAAGATTCTTTGGACATGTATATATCTTGGAATGATATTATCATACGAATTTTATTGCTCATGATTCGTTATCATCTCCACCACCACTTCTTGAGAATCATTCTTTGATTTTGGGACTGAAAGAATTCTGGTTgtacattaatttaatattatactattattattcTATTCCTATCATATGTTTCTGGATCATGTATTCATGTCCCTGTGGCCTTTTAGCTCACATGGTGTTTTCATCTTTCTTCCAATTTAATAGAATAGTAAATAATGTACGGTACTTAGGCCATCATATTTTCAAGGCTttgtttctgattttttttttgttttctttttataaaaaaatattagtttgtaAGAGTCTTAATTTTTGTcagaaaaaagacaaacttgcaaacttttttctttttttttttaattatccaaCCTATCTTATATATCTGtttttgtttatgattaattatcagTTTCTTCTATTATTGAATAGCTGTGGAATGGAACACTAGTAGACCCTCTTTATACACGAGGCTTTAACATATTGTTGAGAGTTGTGAGATGTTATTGGATCAAATTCAGATCTACCTTGGTGAATcaagaataaattaaacatgTTCGATTAGTGTGATTGTTACATTTGAATATTCTGATTAATTGGTAAACACTAGCAGCTTTGTACTTTATGCATGTGAGGACTCGAGCCTAATCAGCTGCCACAATCATTTTGATGGGATGCGCATGCATTTTGGCCTTGAAAATATTGAGTCACCTTGCAAGTTGGGATAGTAAACGACACTACAACGGCCAGTCTTTCTCTTGGGGAGTTATATTGTACCTATAATGTTACAAACATAGGTGATGGTGGTGTGGGGAAAAGTGAATAGTTTGACCCATTAagttttagataaaattgcataaaaaaataaacctgAACATACAATATTCATACAAAAATACCTTTGAAATTATTCAGGCTTGAATATGAATTTAGTTCACGTAAATCCATATTGTTTAGTCAATgtagtttatgttttttttttaattttagtttattgagagtctgattttttttttcattctttaggaattaaaattgaaaaagtatAAGCTTACttggactaaaaaaaaatttgtgcaaAAAATGATTATAAGAATGATGACCTACAAATAGTCCGTTTAACTCATAATTTGTGTAGGTCATCAGACCTAAAATAAGCCGTCTATCTAAATGTAGACCTTTTTAACCCGGTTTACCTAACTCAAAGGTTtaacatgtttggtttgcaaATTAACAGGTTGGTTAGCCGGCCtttgttttttgttaattatttattttttgatttattaatatatttattatattatgaaatataatcaattattaataaattatatatatatatatatatatacataaatcagaattattcattttttaatttcttagttttttttataatttttttatattattattttgtagccgtagtctataaaaaatatattagcttTTTTTTATGCTACGTGAAGCAACGTAaatcaagaaaagaaaactcatttttctttgcaaCCTGGCCCAGCCCGTTGAATCTGTGGACCAATATGAACTAAACATGAACTGGTCAGGCTAACCCCAATATCTAACTctaattttatacataataaGATATACAATTTgtacaaatatgtttttcttaccTTAAGATGTTTATTACCAGAGGCAGAGTGAACTGTGAAGGAAGCTGGCGGGACCAAGTCCTTCCACCATGAAaagtattatgttatttttataaaaaaaatcatggaaTGCTTTATTAGTTTTGATTAAATTGTCTATTTGGCCCTAAAAAATTGTCTATTTCTAGTTCCATAATAATTACAATCAAAGCAAACCAAGATGTCAAATATAACTAAATCTGTATTGAACAAAGTAAAAGATTTACATAGGACCACTCAAAACTCATGCAACCATGTGTTTAAAAGCACACGTTACTATTTTAAAATGACTTGTCTCAAACTTTACTAAATAAACCTTTTATCAATTAGTCTATTTTAATTG
The nucleotide sequence above comes from Glycine soja cultivar W05 chromosome 11, ASM419377v2, whole genome shotgun sequence. Encoded proteins:
- the LOC114373627 gene encoding dof zinc finger protein DOF3.1-like: MGLSSKQVSSSGLDWKQTLLEAQNLELPKPNLMRKQQQQQQQTQPNSESLKCPRCDSTNTKFCYYNNYNKSQPRHFCRACKRHWTKGGTLRNVPVGGGRKNKRVRKSITTPITTSSTTTSITTTTSTCTATVTTSIGNNNNNMDAMLGCNSHMIIQTPLADDHKNMSSSLYQALIRPPPLLLQQQNLMNNTRDLEGKDFGIGIGNGNNGIFPSLTLPFPIHHQSQSLLFPFSTSSSSFDTNPCSVVSTSLRSSNVYNYGEDQFKAIEEPTINSTITTTTIVPSTNNTHHPWEIAAATSGVGLGTSSNSNYWNWEDFDSLVSTDLKDPWDGSDIKP